The Laspinema palackyanum D2c genome segment CTCTGTCGCCATTGGGGATTTTCTTCCAATTGTTTTTCTAACCAATTCATCCAGTTTAGCCCGGTTTGACAATCAATTCCTAAGGTCAAATGCAGAGAGGGAGAATAATCATCCAGCAAGGGATTACTACAGGCGATCGCATAATGCCAATGTCCCCGAGGAATATATAATAAATCCCCGGGTTTTAAAGTACATTGCAAATAAGGCGGCACATCCGGCGGAATTTGGTCCGAAGATCGCATCTTCCAAAGGGGAAAGGCGATCGTTTCAGGAAAGATAAACCAGTCTTTCTCTCCAGCAATTTGTAAAATGATCACCTCATGGCTATCATAATGACAATTAAACCCTTTTTCATCCCAGGGTGAACAATAGAGATTAATTTGACTGCGATAACCGAGTTCTTGACGAATATTGGCCACCAGTTTTTTAAGTTCCGGAACCCGTTCATGGACACTATCAATAATTAACGTTGCCCCTTCCTGGACCCGTTCCAGCCATTGATCCACTCCCGTGGCAGGGAGAGATTCTCCATCTCGGGAAAATCGTAAATCTGGATATTTAATCCGGTGGTAATTTAATAAATAATTGAACTGCGGCCAGCCAAAAAGATGGCTAAACTTTTTACTTTCAGTTCCGGGAATAAAAACCGCCTGTTTTGTCCAGTTTTCTTGAAAAAATTGATGAAGAGGATAAGGGTCCAGTAATGCTTTTAAA includes the following:
- a CDS encoding JmjC domain-containing protein gives rise to the protein MDCLKALLDPYPLHQFFQENWTKQAVFIPGTESKKFSHLFGWPQFNYLLNYHRIKYPDLRFSRDGESLPATGVDQWLERVQEGATLIIDSVHERVPELKKLVANIRQELGYRSQINLYCSPWDEKGFNCHYDSHEVIILQIAGEKDWFIFPETIAFPLWKMRSSDQIPPDVPPYLQCTLKPGDLLYIPRGHWHYAIACSNPLLDDYSPSLHLTLGIDCQTGLNWMNWLEKQLEENPQWRQSLPVIPQGDMTTVKPHLEQLRDRLIELLQNPDTIAGYLDYLSYSDRPTLPFSFPYQLGSQIFDQGLETRFRPSALHPVKIVAIGDNHTQVTIAAKQATIKGIPTHLVQQFFLPEGFTLLDLADWCPFLDVETEVIPLLTRLVTQGILFVEASSNLEP